The Kangiella marina genome window below encodes:
- a CDS encoding YchJ family protein, translating to MQRSLCPCGKSVSGTLLDYQECCQPLHQGKEVATTPEQLMRSRYSAYYFGLGQYIYDTHHQDFRGSVSPEELTASAKSTRWCHLEVIASSQHGTSGTVEFKASFIDKDKLHTFHEVSNFILDNGSWFYTDGDFKPKVSQKINRNQACPCGSGTKAKRCCFS from the coding sequence ATGCAGAGAAGCTTATGTCCTTGCGGTAAAAGTGTTAGTGGCACGCTCCTTGACTATCAGGAGTGCTGCCAGCCTTTGCATCAAGGTAAAGAGGTTGCTACAACGCCTGAGCAGTTAATGCGGTCACGTTACAGTGCTTACTATTTCGGTTTGGGGCAATACATCTACGACACTCATCATCAAGACTTCAGAGGGAGCGTTAGTCCCGAAGAGTTAACGGCAAGTGCTAAGTCTACTCGCTGGTGTCATTTAGAAGTAATTGCTAGCTCCCAGCATGGCACGTCGGGGACTGTGGAGTTTAAGGCAAGCTTTATCGACAAAGATAAATTGCATACTTTTCATGAGGTTTCGAATTTCATCCTAGACAATGGCTCATGGTTTTATACGGACGGTGATTTTAAGCCGAAAGTCTCTCAGAAAATCAACCGTAATCAAGCGTGTCCTTGCGGTAGTGGTACTAAAGCTAAGCGCTGTTGCTTCTCTTAA
- a CDS encoding GIY-YIG nuclease family protein: protein MKEYYVYIMASKKGGVIYIGVTGNLVKRAYQHRKGLVEGFTKKYQVKKLVYFESSNDINDCLRREKQLKAWRRQWKVTLIESSNPEWNDLSVEI from the coding sequence GTGAAGGAGTACTACGTTTATATTATGGCTTCTAAAAAAGGCGGGGTTATTTATATAGGCGTGACCGGAAACTTGGTAAAGCGTGCTTACCAGCATCGTAAAGGACTGGTCGAAGGGTTTACAAAAAAGTACCAAGTAAAGAAGTTAGTTTATTTTGAATCATCCAATGATATTAATGATTGTTTGCGAAGAGAAAAGCAACTAAAGGCTTGGAGAAGGCAATGGAAAGTTACTCTTATAGAATCGAGCAATCCTGAGTGGAATGATTTGTCAGTTGAGATCTAA
- a CDS encoding ABC transporter ATP-binding protein, whose translation MIQVQALHKHFGSIHAVNDISLDIQQGQIFGLLGPNGAGKSTSISIMTGLIDCDSGSVSLAGLNPQSKEARYKIGLIPQSIALYEELTAIDNLSFFASLYDIPSKDLSDRMDWALEFVSLQERANDRVSGFSGGMKRRLNLAASLLHDPDYIFMDEPTAGVDPQSRNKLFDNVLELKELGKTIIYTTHYMEEAQKLCDQVGIIDHGQLLALGTVDELLKSHGGDTQISISSDQGIKQFKSGDVSQDLIQALKSTDRVYDISMNRPDLETVFLNLTGRQLRD comes from the coding sequence ATGATTCAAGTTCAAGCCTTACATAAACACTTTGGCAGTATCCATGCCGTCAACGACATTTCGCTTGATATTCAACAGGGGCAAATCTTTGGGCTTCTCGGGCCAAACGGTGCCGGGAAAAGTACCAGTATTTCTATCATGACTGGGTTGATTGACTGTGACTCAGGCTCGGTTAGTCTCGCTGGACTTAATCCTCAATCGAAAGAAGCCCGCTATAAAATTGGCTTAATTCCACAAAGTATTGCGCTTTATGAAGAATTAACCGCCATTGATAATCTCAGTTTTTTCGCATCACTTTATGATATCCCAAGCAAAGATTTAAGTGATCGTATGGATTGGGCGTTAGAATTTGTGAGCTTGCAGGAGCGCGCAAATGATCGGGTGTCAGGTTTTTCTGGCGGTATGAAAAGACGTCTAAATTTAGCCGCATCTTTGTTACATGATCCGGATTATATTTTTATGGATGAACCGACAGCTGGCGTTGATCCACAGTCGAGAAATAAGTTGTTTGATAATGTTTTGGAACTTAAAGAACTCGGCAAAACGATTATCTACACAACTCATTATATGGAAGAAGCGCAAAAACTTTGCGATCAAGTGGGCATCATCGATCACGGTCAGTTATTAGCGCTAGGAACGGTTGATGAGTTGCTTAAAAGTCATGGTGGCGACACTCAAATTAGTATCAGTTCGGATCAAGGTATTAAGCAATTCAAATCCGGGGATGTCTCTCAAGATTTAATTCAGGCATTAAAATCGACCGATCGTGTTTACGATATTTCTATGAATCGCCCAGATCTTGAGACGGTATTTTTAAACTTAACCGGCAGACAGCTTAGGGACTAA